The following are encoded in a window of Sutcliffiella horikoshii genomic DNA:
- the paaX gene encoding phenylacetic acid degradation operon negative regulatory protein PaaX: MNTRSMIFTLYGDYVRHYGNKIWIGSLIKLLNEFGHNDQAVRAAISRMNKQGWVQAEKKGNKSYYFLTERGVKRIDEAAKRIFKLKTDTWDGKWRMLMYTIPEEIRSVRDELRKELVWSGFGTLSNSCWISPNSLEKQVQDLISKYEIEEYVDFFISEYQGPYENERLVMKSWDLNEINGRYQQFIQEYSQKYIIDKNKIGKGQMTDAECFVERTKLVHEYRKFLFVDPGLPEELLPDMWLGSHAASLFSEYYKELAEPASRFFEEVFEDGNELDLKDKKYDVMNHPYIME, from the coding sequence ATGAATACAAGATCAATGATTTTTACTTTATATGGTGATTATGTCAGGCATTATGGAAATAAAATTTGGATTGGAAGCTTAATCAAATTATTAAATGAATTTGGTCATAATGATCAAGCCGTGCGTGCGGCAATATCACGCATGAATAAGCAAGGATGGGTCCAAGCGGAGAAAAAGGGAAACAAAAGTTATTATTTTTTAACAGAACGCGGCGTGAAAAGAATTGACGAAGCTGCCAAGCGTATTTTCAAGCTGAAGACGGATACTTGGGATGGAAAATGGCGCATGCTCATGTACACCATTCCAGAAGAAATCAGAAGTGTTCGGGATGAACTTCGTAAAGAGTTGGTCTGGAGTGGATTTGGAACATTATCAAACAGCTGCTGGATTTCGCCCAACTCCTTAGAAAAACAAGTACAAGATCTTATATCAAAATATGAAATTGAAGAGTATGTAGACTTTTTCATTTCTGAATATCAAGGACCATACGAAAATGAACGACTTGTCATGAAAAGTTGGGATCTGAATGAGATAAATGGAAGGTACCAACAATTTATCCAAGAATATAGTCAGAAGTATATCATCGACAAAAACAAGATCGGGAAAGGTCAAATGACAGACGCCGAATGTTTCGTGGAGCGGACGAAGCTTGTCCATGAATACAGGAAGTTCTTGTTCGTTGATCCGGGGCTGCCGGAAGAGCTGTTGCCAGATATGTGGCTTGGCAGTCATGCTGCATCTTTATTTAGTGAGTATTACAAAGAATTGGCAGAACCAGCTTCCCGCTTTTTTGAAGAAGTCTTTGAGGACGGTAACGAGCTGGACTTGAAGGATAAGAAGTATGATGTGATGAATCATCCTTATATTATGGAGTGA
- the pcaF gene encoding 3-oxoadipyl-CoA thiolase: MKEVVIVDACRTPIGRYKGALKAVRPDDLGAIVIKALVERNPNVPVNEIEEVVFGNANQAGEDNRNVARMSALLAGLPVEVAGTTINRLCGSGLDAVNYAARAIMVGEGDIFIAGGTESMTRAPFVMAKPEMDYPRGNMELMDTTIGWRFTNRKLEKMYGVDTMPQTAENVAKEFSVSREDQDVFAFESQQKAKMAMESGRFKDEMVPVSIVDRKGKETIVDCDEHPRPDTTLEKLGNLKPIFGEGTSITAGNASGVNDGASALLLMSAEKAKELGLKPLARYVTSAAAGLTPSIMGIGPIYATRKALERANLSVGDLDLIELNEAFASQSLECIRQLELDPGRVNVNGGAIAFGHPLGASGARILTTLVHEMNKRDVRYGLVTMCVGVGQGIATIVERPQES, encoded by the coding sequence ATGAAGGAAGTTGTAATTGTAGATGCTTGCCGAACACCGATTGGAAGGTATAAGGGTGCGTTAAAGGCAGTTCGCCCAGATGACCTTGGAGCAATTGTAATCAAAGCCCTTGTAGAAAGAAACCCGAATGTCCCGGTAAATGAAATTGAAGAAGTCGTGTTCGGCAATGCCAATCAAGCGGGGGAAGATAACCGCAACGTCGCGAGGATGAGTGCTCTATTGGCTGGTCTTCCGGTAGAGGTGGCCGGCACCACGATCAACCGTTTATGCGGCTCAGGTCTTGATGCCGTGAATTATGCCGCCCGAGCCATTATGGTAGGAGAAGGCGATATTTTTATAGCCGGAGGGACGGAAAGTATGACAAGGGCTCCGTTTGTCATGGCAAAGCCGGAAATGGATTATCCCCGCGGCAACATGGAACTGATGGATACAACCATCGGCTGGAGATTTACTAATAGAAAACTTGAAAAGATGTACGGTGTAGATACAATGCCGCAAACGGCAGAAAACGTGGCAAAAGAATTCTCCGTCTCCCGTGAGGATCAAGACGTATTTGCCTTTGAAAGCCAGCAAAAAGCAAAAATGGCAATGGAATCTGGCCGCTTTAAGGATGAGATGGTTCCCGTCTCGATTGTTGATAGAAAAGGTAAGGAAACAATTGTTGACTGCGACGAACATCCGCGCCCAGATACAACTTTAGAGAAACTTGGGAACCTGAAACCAATTTTTGGCGAAGGTACGTCGATTACTGCCGGCAATGCGTCAGGTGTGAATGACGGTGCATCGGCATTGCTACTAATGAGTGCAGAAAAAGCGAAGGAGCTAGGGTTAAAGCCGTTAGCGAGGTATGTCACGTCTGCTGCTGCAGGTCTTACTCCTTCTATAATGGGAATAGGGCCAATTTACGCTACCAGAAAGGCACTTGAACGGGCAAATCTGTCTGTGGGAGATCTAGACTTAATTGAGTTAAATGAAGCATTCGCATCCCAATCGCTGGAATGTATTCGGCAACTGGAATTGGACCCTGGCAGAGTGAATGTTAACGGGGGAGCAATCGCGTTCGGACACCCTCTTGGTGCCAGCGGAGCGAGGATACTTACTACGCTTGTGCATGAAATGAACAAGCGTGACGTGCGATACGGCCTTGTGACAATGTGTGTAGGGGTAGGCCAGGGAATTGCGACAATAGTGGAGAGACCACAAGAATCATAG